In Archocentrus centrarchus isolate MPI-CPG fArcCen1 chromosome 24, fArcCen1, whole genome shotgun sequence, one DNA window encodes the following:
- the tlr5a gene encoding toll-like receptor 5, translating into MWMLILQLICAGLYLKVTVSYQPCHVSGQRASCSFKNHYWVPALPPNITHLFLGHNFISEINSTSLRDLVELLVLDLGYQNGMLVIKNNAFLRQRKLMKLDLGYNLGLKLEPRAFAGLLNLQQLSLYYCDLTDSILSESYLEPLLSLEVLDLSFNKIVRLQPGLFFSRFKRFTQLILKLNKIKNICEEDLVGFRGKTFELLDLSSSGLYQNDERGSCGNPFKGLAFQVLDLTSSGLNVDQTRQFFKAIEGTPIYHLKFSGVIGKGFSYNNIPDPDKGLFEGLKNSSVNILDLSKNCIFALESAVFSHLGDSKMIDVSLNKINQINKNAFDGLQDHLIILNLSSNLLGEIHSHTFTNLTELKALDLSYNHIGVLGDKAFSGLHKLQYLFLTSNSLRTLGFPVSLPNVQYLYLGDNKLKYISGINELGMNSVHVDITNNRLTNMEDVYDILTNFPRLEKLFYGGNSIRWCTLNKGNAVPYNNSLIVLDLHDSSLQIIWAQGQCLDLFDHLESLIGLNISFNSLMTLPRGIFRGLSSIIEMDLSYNALTFLHPDVFPVSLKMLHLSNNFLASPDPMTFQSLSSLSLSANRFYCDCNLGSFLEWLNTTDVILLNPIEELRCAFPAAFHDLPLLNYSTIIEPCETDDTQAVQDLRLAVFIFSACHIITVILVGITYAHLRGQMFIIYKKIASRVLEGPKQTPLADEMKYDAFVCYSNSDYRWVEGALLKKLDNQFSEENLFHCCFEARDFLPGEDHLSNIRDAIWSSRKTVFIVSKEFLKDGWCLEGFALAQGRMLEELTDVLVMLVVGKVAPYQLMKCNAIRAFVQRKEYLTWPEDPQDMEWFYDRLVSNILKDSKVKKLKEDKPESVGPEVQPDTHDRVQVENIKETAM; encoded by the exons ATGTGGATGCTGATCCTTCAGTTGATTTGCGCTGGTTTGTACCTAAAG GTAACTGTATCCTACCAACCATGCCATGTGAGTGGACAACGTGCTTCATGTAGCTTTAAGAACCACTACTGGGTTCCTGCTCTGCCCCCCAACATCACCCACCTCTTTCTGGGACACAACTTTATCAGTGAGATCAACAGCACCTCGCTCAGAGACTTAGTGGAGTTACTAGTATTAGATCTTGGATATCAGAATGGAATGCTCGTCATAAAGAACAATGCTTTCCTCAGGCAGAGAAAATTAATGAAATTGGACCTAGGCTACAATCTGGGCCTTAAGCTGGAGCCGAGGGCATTTGCAGGACTGTTAAATTTACAACAATTGTCTTTGTATTATTGTGACTTGACGGACTCCATACTATCGGAAAGCTATCTGGAGCCACTTCTGTCCTTGGAAGTGCTTGATCTTTCATTTAACAAGATAGTGAGACTCCAGCCAGGTCTGTTCTTTTCAAGATTCAAAAGGTTCACACAGCTGATCCTCAAATTAAATAAGATCAAAAACATATGTGAAGAGGATCTCGTTGGTTTCAGGGGTAAAACATTTGAACTCCTGGACTTGAGCTCCAGCGGTTTATACCAAAATGATGAACGGGGAAGCTGCGGGAACCCTTTCAAAGGTTTGGCCTTCCAAGTTCTTGATTTAACCTCCAGTGGATTAAATGTGGACCAAACTAGACAGTTCTTCAAAGCAATAGAAGGGACTCCAATTTATCATCTTAAATTCTCTGGAGTCATTGGCAAAGGGTTTTCATATAATAACATCCCAGATCCAGATAAAGGCCTATTTGAAGGGCTGAAAAACAGTTCAGTTAATATTTTAGATCTGTCTAAAAACTGCATATTTGCTTTGGAGAGTGCTGTTTTCAGTCATCTCGGAGATTCAAAGATGATCGATGTGTCCCTAAACAAAATCAATCAGATTAACAAAAATGCCTTCGATGGCCTTCAGGATCATTTAATAATACTCAACCTGTCGTCCAACCTTCTAGGAGAAATACATTCGCACACATTCACCAATCTGACTGAACTTAAAGCGTTGGATTTGTCCTACAACCACATTGGTGTGTTGGGAGACAAGGCATTCAGTGGTCTTcataaattacaatatttatttttgacatcaaactCACTGCGAACCCTGGGTTTTCCTGTGTCACTACCAAACGTACAGTATCTCTATTTGGGAGATAATAAGTTGAAATATATCAGTGGAATCAATGAATTGGGCATGAACAGTGTCCATGTAGATATTACAAACAACAGATTAACAAATATGGAGGATGTTTATGATATTTTAACTAATTTCCCAAGACTTGAGAAGTTATTCTATGGTGGCAACTCCATCAGGTGGTGCACACTAAATAAGGGCAATGCAGTACCTTATAATAATAGTTTGATAGTGCTCGATCTTCATGATAGTTCCCTGCAGATAATTTGGGCGCAGGGGCAGTGCCTTGACCTGTTTGACCATCTTGAAAGTCTGATTGGTCTAAATATAAGCTTTAATTCACTCATGACACTCCCACGAGGGATTTTCAGGGGTCTCAGTTCAATCATAGAGATGGACCTTTCGTACAATGCCTTGACCTTTCTGCACCCAGATGTCTTTCCGGTCAGCCTGAAAATGCTCCATCTCTCAAACAACTTCCTAGCCTCCCCTGATCCTATGACGTTTCAGTCTCTCAGCTCTCTCAGCCTGTCAGCAAATCGGTTCTACTGTGACTGCAATCTGGGGAGCTTCTTGGAGTGGCTGAACACAACTGATGTCATCTTGTTGAACCCAATTGAGGAATTAAGATGTGCGTTTCCAGCTGCTTTCCATGACCTTCCTCTGCTGAATTACTCCACAATCATTGAACCATGCGAGACAGATGACACGCAGGCAGTCCAAGATCTGAGGCTTGCTGTCTTCATTTTCTCTGCCTGCCACATCATTACTGTCATCCTCGTTGGAATTACTTACGCCCATCTACGAGGGCAAATGTTTATCATCTACAAGAAGATTGCCAGCAGGGTTCTTGAGGGCCCAAAACAGACTCCTCTTGCAGATGAGATGAAATATGACGCCTTTGTCTGTTATAGCAACAGTGACTACAGGTGGGTGGAAGGTGCTTTGCTGAAAAAGCTGGATAACCAGTTTTCAGAGGAGAATCTCTTCCACTGTTGTTTCGAGGCCCGAGACTTCCTGCCAGGTGAGGATCACCTTTCGAACATCAGAGATGCCATCTGGAGCAGCAGGAAGACTGTGTTTATTGTCTCCAAGGAGTTTCTTAAag ATGGCTGGTGCTTGGAAGGGTTTGCTTTAGCCCAGGGCCGGATGCTGGAGGAGCTGACAGATGTCTTGGTTATGTTGGTGGTAGGGAAG GTGGCTCCCTACCAGTTGATGAAGTGCAATGCAATCAGAGCCTTTGTCCAGAGGAAAGAGTACCTCACCTGGCCAGAGGACCCTCAGGACATGGAATGGTTTTATGATCGACTCGTCTCAAATATACTCAAAGACAGCAAGGTGAAAAAGCTCAAAGAGGACAAACCTGAGTCTGTGGGGCCTGAAGTTCAGCCTGACACTCATGACAGGGTTCAGGTAGAGAACATAAAAGAGACTGCCATGTGA
- the LOC115774304 gene encoding thrombomodulin-like, whose amino-acid sequence MNHVMGLFVLLLASLLEGVGSVAPSSGYCIDNQCFTVFRDPSDFNTAREQCRDQGGHLMTVRSSVAHDVLSVLLGNFTGNFWIGLHLPLGCPDPAAKLKGYEWVTKDRESDFSNWLSSFDSSCSSYRCVSVSPMGDFKWSQKTCLDQAAGFLCEHAFSDMCKSLEESPGESVTYTTALHFTGYDLLSVPPGTTALRTPSETKYLCYEEKWQPAPWNCEILKGGCEYKCAAPPSSAPSCYCPPGQTINPVNKVTCETHHTGDPCLALSCQHACYQNGGSFACTCDQGFQLAEDGKSCVDFNDCSDPRQCPGDNFECVNKLGGFDCVCKNGYEMRGGLCVDRNECASGPCEHECQNTPGSYRCLCYSGYQNDPLSPNKCKLFCGKEECPAECDPNNKFQCYCPEGYISEERGESTVCIDMDECTDSLCDEHCTNTFGSYMCYCSPGYTLVDDYKCVKNEDDYTEGSGVTTNIPTIEYVPYPGPTRQPSGVPPGALAAIIIFTVVFIVLVVFLADRILNRRRKTRSSGALKAAEGEGQGLHPVNSES is encoded by the coding sequence ATGAATCATGTCATGGGGTTATTTGTCCTCCTGCTGGCTTCGCTGCTGGAAGGAGTCGGCAGCGTTGCACCGAGTAGCGGATACTGCATTGATAAccagtgtttcactgtgttcaGAGACCCGAGCGATTTCAACACAGCGCGAGAACAATGTAGAGACCAAGGTGGTCACTTAATGACTGTGCGCTCATCTGTAGCACACGATGTACTTtctgttctgctgggaaactttACGGGGAACTTCTGGATCGGTTTACATCTACCACTCGGCTGTCCAGACCCTGCTGCCAAGCTGAAGGGCTATGAGTGGGTAACCAAAGACAGAGAAAGCGACTTTTCCAACTGGCTGTCAAGCTTTGACAGCAGCTGCTCTTCCTACCGCTGCGTCTCAGTTTCCCCAATGGGTGACTTTAAATGGAGCCAGAAAACATGCTTGGATCAAGCGGCTGGCTTTCTCTGTGAGCACGCCTTCAGTGACATGTGCAAAAGTCTAGAAGAGTCACCAGGCGAGTCTGTCACTTACACGACTGCTCTTCATTTCACGGGTTACGATTTGCTGTCTGTGCCTCCTGGAACCACCGCTCTCCGTACGCCATCCGAGACCAAATATCTGTGCTACGAAGAGAAATGGCAGCCGGCGCCGTGGAATTGCGAGATACTCAAAGGCGGGTGTGAGTATAAATGCGCAGCGCCTCCCAGTAGCGCGCCTTCCTGCTACTGCCCACCTGGACAGACTATTAATCCCGTAAATAAAGTGACCTGCGAAACGCACCACACGGGCGACCCGTGCCTGGCGCTGAGCTGCCAGCATGCCTGTTACCAGAATGGAGGCTCCTTTGCATGCACGTGCGACCAAGGCTTTCAGTTGGCGGAGGACGGCAAGTCGTGCGTGGACTTCAATGACTGCAGTGACCCGCGGCAGTGTCCCGGGGACAACTTTGAGTGTGTCAACAAACTCGGCGGGTTCGACTGCGTCTGCAAGAATGGATACGAGATGCGCGGCGGCCTGTGCGTCGACAGGAACGAGTGCGCGTCTGGTCCGTGTGAGCACGAGTGCCAAAACACCCCTGGTAGCTACAGGTGCTTGTGTTATTCTGGATATCAAAATGACCCATTGTCACCGAATAAGTGTAAACTTTTCTGCGGGAAGGAGGAATGCCCTGCGGAGTGCGACCCGAATAATAAGTTCCAGTGTTACTGTCCTGAGGGTTACATATCAGAGGAGAGGGGCGAAAGTACGGTCTGCATAGACATGGACGAGTGTACCGACTCCCTCTGTGATGAGCATTGTACAAACACTTTCGGGAGCTACATGTGCTACTGCTCTCCAGGATATACGCTAGTTGACGATTACAAGTGCGTAAAAAACGAGGATGATTACACAGAAGGCTCTGGAGTGACCACAAACATCCCCACAATAGAATATGTACCATACCCAGGTCCTACCAGGCAGCCTTCGGGGGTGCCGCCGGGGGCTTTGGCGGCAATAATAATTTTCACTGTGGTTTTTATCGTGCTGGTGGTCTTTCTGGCTGATCGCATCCTCAACCGCAGGAGGAAGACGAGGAGCAGCGGTGCGCTCAAAGCTGCGGAGGGCGAAGGTCAAGGCTTACATCCCGTGAACAGTGAAAGCTGA
- the LOC115774700 gene encoding thrombomodulin-like, with protein MIPKTQTLLFTLVFLCRPREALLSLSGRCSKNEICAFKSVMDFKGAEDLCKKYSGELYKLSSKDKTGSLTALLSGSSGRYWLQSTDGKGPNCAAVSVMEGQNVTVVSVPCQDRKLDGVFCKMQEVCAPLGAPKSSPVTYTFMEFKFDDSEVFPAGTIAVAQKVGGNYPDSKHLCFTQWIKAPWSCEVMDGGCQSKCNRISGNCVCPPGEHLHHNNISCTAGPRAESGRECQQVGETFTCTCPKGYRLDRDGKSCVDVDECKEEGRCATGGQVCVNTPGDYECRCKERGFVLEEGVCVNVVICQSCEHDCEKINGEYQCVCRNGFMVSPSDPTKCSQNCTERDCRCISKDGSSCECPHGYVKDTVDGKDFCTDINECEAQVMCEHICENLFGGFRCSCREGFQLQDKDKCVEEEEDGDESGSPPPGIAQPSTPAGAYPALLPSYIKTGSVLGITVFIVLAAGLLVFLLRNAFKRCGKFELSSLKRPDIDIFYLQQVTTDTYKRLSFEKQFKSDSQKLELNL; from the coding sequence ATGATTCCTAAAACACAGACGCTGCTTTTCACGCTGGTTTTCCTCTGCAGGCCGCGGGAAGCGCTCCTTTCTCTGAGCGGACGTTGTTCCAAGAATGAAATTTGTGCTTTCAAATCTGTCATGGACTTTAAAGGCGCCGAAGATCTCTGTAAAAAATATAGTGGAGAGTTATATAAGCTCAGCTCAAAAGACAAAACTGGTAGTTTAACAGCTCTCTTAAGCGGGTCCAGCGGTCGATACTGGCTCCAGAGCACCGACGGGAAAGGTCCGAACTGCGCCGCCGTCTCCGTGATGGAGGGACAGAACGTCACAGTGGTGTCGGTGCCGTGCCAAGACAGAAAGCTGGACGGAGTCTTCTGCAAGATGCAAGAGGTTTGCGCTCCTTTGGGGGCTCCAAAAAGCTCACCCGTGACGTACACCTTTATGGAGTTTAAGTTCGACGACTCGGAGGTTTTTCCAGCGGGAACCATCGCTGTAGCGCAAAAGGTTGGCGGTAACTATCCGGACTCGAAGCATCTGTGTTTCACCCAGTGGATTAAAGCTCCATGGTCGTGCGAGGTGATGGATGGAGGTTGTCAGAGCAAATGCAATCGTATTTCAGGCAATTGCGTCTGCCCCCCTGGGGAACATCTCCATCACAACAACATCAGCTGCACCGCAGGACCGCGCGCAGAGAGCGGGCGAGAATGCCAGCAGGTGGGTGAGACCTTCACGTGCACATGCCCCAAAGGCTACAGGCTGGACCGGGACGGGAAGAGCTGTGTGGACGTGGATGAATGCAAGGAGGAGGGCAGGTGCGCAACTGGGGGTCAGGTGTGTGTGAACACGCCCGGAGACTATGAGTGCAGGTGCAAAGAACGCGGCTTTGTTTTGGAGGAGggagtgtgtgtaaatgtagTAATCTGTCAATCCTGCGAGCACGATTGTGAGAAAATCAACGGTGAATAccagtgtgtgtgcaggaaCGGCTTCATGGTGTCGCCCTCAGACCCCACCAAGTGCAGTCAGAACTGCACCGAGAGGGACTGCAGATGCATCTCAAAAGACGGAAGCAGCTGCGAATGCCCCCATGGCTACGTTAAAGACACCGTGGACGGCAAAGACTTTTGCACCGACATAAACGAATGCGAGGCTCAAGTGATGTGTGAGCACATATGTGAAAATTTATTCGGTGGTTTCAGGTGTTCGTGCCGCGAAGGCTTCCAGCTGCAGGACAAAGACAAGTGcgtggaggaggaagaagatggtGATGAATCGGGCTCACCTCCTCCAGGGATCGCACAACCCAGCACGCCAGCCGGCGCTTACCCGGCTTTACTGCCCTCCTACATCAAAACCGGCAGCGTCCTGGGAATCACCGTGTTCATTGTGCTGGCTGCAGGGCTGCTGGTTTTCCTGCTCCGGAACGCCTTTAAACGTTGCGGCAAATTTGAGCTCTCCTCGCTCAAACGACCAGATATAGATATCTTCTACCTGCAGCAGGTGACCACAGACACCTACAAGAGGCTGTCCTTCGAGAAACAGTTTAAAAGTGACTCCCAGAAACTTGAATTGAACCTGTGA